One window of Streptomyces sp. SUK 48 genomic DNA carries:
- a CDS encoding sigma-E factor regulatory protein RseB domain-containing protein — protein sequence MAPYESDDAVRAERDEETRSGRRKAARYAVPVAVVGVAAATIGLVPALADSGDPDLPKVTAQQLINKIAQSDVQQLSGTVKISTDLGLPDLGGLENSLASGMGQGSGAGSGSAADPSSRLTELASGTHTLRVAADGPDRQKLSLLEQGAEYSVIHNGKDVWGYDSKSDQVSHGTASAAGKDRAEPPATPKDFAQQALKAVDDTTSVTVDGTAQVAGRDAYKLLIKPRQSGTTVGAISIAVDAKTGMPLKFTLTPRSGGAAVLDAGFTQVSFARPAAATFAFTPPKGAKVTERQDGAGTEAGRPGLGKGLEGTDGAKGLEGAKGAPKVIGKGWTSIATVDTGAKGGLPTGAKGGDLGGFLGSLGDKVSGKFGKGTVFTTRLVNVLMTDDGKVYAGAVTKDALVKAADAGK from the coding sequence ATGGCACCGTACGAATCCGACGACGCAGTGCGCGCCGAGCGGGACGAGGAGACGCGCTCGGGCCGCCGCAAGGCCGCGCGGTACGCCGTCCCGGTCGCGGTGGTCGGGGTGGCCGCGGCCACCATCGGGCTGGTCCCGGCGCTCGCCGACTCCGGCGACCCGGACCTGCCCAAGGTCACCGCGCAGCAGCTCATCAACAAGATCGCCCAGTCGGACGTGCAGCAGCTGTCCGGCACCGTGAAGATCAGCACCGACCTGGGGCTGCCGGACCTCGGCGGCCTGGAGAACAGCCTCGCCTCCGGCATGGGCCAGGGCTCCGGCGCGGGTTCCGGCTCCGCCGCCGACCCGAGCTCCCGGCTGACCGAACTGGCCTCCGGCACCCACACCCTGCGGGTCGCGGCCGACGGCCCGGACCGGCAGAAGCTCTCGCTCCTGGAGCAGGGCGCCGAGTACAGCGTCATCCACAACGGCAAGGACGTCTGGGGCTACGACAGCAAGAGCGACCAGGTCTCCCACGGCACCGCGTCCGCCGCCGGCAAGGACCGGGCCGAGCCCCCGGCCACGCCCAAGGACTTCGCCCAGCAGGCGCTGAAAGCGGTGGACGACACCACCTCGGTGACCGTCGACGGCACCGCCCAGGTCGCCGGGCGCGACGCCTACAAGCTGCTGATCAAGCCCCGCCAGTCCGGCACCACGGTCGGCGCGATCAGCATCGCCGTGGACGCGAAGACCGGCATGCCGCTGAAGTTCACCCTGACCCCGAGGAGCGGCGGCGCCGCCGTGCTCGACGCGGGCTTCACCCAGGTCTCCTTCGCCCGGCCGGCCGCCGCCACGTTCGCCTTCACCCCGCCGAAGGGCGCGAAGGTCACCGAGCGGCAGGACGGCGCGGGCACGGAGGCCGGCAGGCCCGGCCTCGGCAAGGGCCTGGAGGGCACGGACGGCGCCAAGGGCCTCGAAGGCGCCAAGGGCGCCCCCAAGGTGATCGGCAAGGGCTGGACCTCCATCGCCACCGTCGACACCGGCGCCAAGGGCGGCCTGCCCACCGGTGCCAAGGGCGGCGACCTCGGCGGCTTCCTCGGCTCGCTGGGCGACAAGGTCTCCGGGAAATTCGGCAAGGGCACGGTCTTCACCACCCGCCTGGTCAACGTCCTGATGACGGACGACGGCAAGGTCTACGCGGGCGCGGTCACCAAGGACGCGCTGGTGAAGGCGGCCGACGCGGGCAAGTAG